In one window of Sciurus carolinensis chromosome X, mSciCar1.2, whole genome shotgun sequence DNA:
- the LOC124971306 gene encoding eukaryotic translation initiation factor 2 subunit 2-like, with the protein MSGNEMIFDPTMSKKKKKKKKPFMLDEEGDTQTEETQPSETKEVEPEPTEDKDVEADEEDSRKKDASDDLDDLNFFNQKKKKKKTKKMFDIDEAEEGVKDLMIESDVQEPAEPEDDLDIMLGNKKKKKKNVKFPDEDEILEKDEALEDEDSKKDDRISFSNQTGPAWAGSQRDYTYEELLNRVFNIMREKNPDMVAGEKRKFVMKPP; encoded by the coding sequence ATGTCCGGGAACGAGATGATTTTTGATCCTACAAtgagtaagaagaaaaagaagaagaagaagccctTTATGTTAGATGAGGAAGGGGATACCCAGACAGAAGAAACTCAGCCCTCTGAAACAAAAGAAGTGGAACCGGAACCAACTGAGGATAAAGATGTGGAAGCTGATGAAGAAGACAGTAGGAAAAAAGATGCTTCTGATGATCTAGATGACTTGAACTtctttaatcaaaagaaaaagaagaaaaaaacaaaaaagatgtttgatATTGATGAAGCTGAAGAAGGTGTAAAGGATCTTATGATTGAAAGTGATGTTCAAGAGCCAGCTGAGCCAGAAGATGATCTTGATATTATGCTtggcaataaaaagaagaaaaagaagaatgtcaAGTTCCCAGATGAGGATGAAATACTAGAGAAAGATGAAGCTTTAGAAGATGAAGATAGCAAAAAAGATGATAGAATCTCATTCAGTAACCAGACAGGTCCTGCTTGGGCAGGCTCACAAAGAGACTACACCTATGAGGAGCTCTTGAATCGAGTGTTCAACATCATGAGGGAAAAGAATCCAGATATGGTtgctggagagaaaagaaaatttgttatgAAACCTCCATAG